A stretch of the Vigna radiata var. radiata cultivar VC1973A chromosome 9, Vradiata_ver6, whole genome shotgun sequence genome encodes the following:
- the LOC106773383 gene encoding ankyrin repeat and ELMO domain-containing protein D-like encodes MDAWEGLEIDDDVLQCFLKKCDSSSSLIPGPAGNVQATMMNRISDDPRTTQQFVEDVAKATYEREFNTNAWKWAEMYIKHHDIVKDGDINNANHLHIAKSVSTLHLVVCIVKECHPNGLGDMKLSLKDPSGTMKASLHHKVLKDPSFGPYIGLGCVMILNNVRTFSAFPTNCYVNIVLRNVIKVFGADICPPTKELVMETPKPVIRPLDLQEPNMAEIMRKLRYPHHLKPSTSKVPDNNNGENSNPDNNNGENSNPDNNNGENSNPDNNNGENSNPV; translated from the exons ATGGATGCTTGGGAAGGTCTTGAAATTGACGACGACGTCCTCCAATGTTTCTTGAAGAAATGTGATAGCTCCTCATCCTTGATTCCTGGTCCGGCTGGGAATGTGCAGGCTACCATGATGAATAGGATAAGTGATGATCCTCGTACCACCCAACAATTTGTTGAGGATGTTGCTAAAGCAACATATGAAAGAGAATTCAATACAAATGCATGGAAATGGGCTGAGATGTACATCAAACACCATG ATATTGTGAAAGATGGTGATATTAATAACGCCAATCACCTACACATAGCAAAATCAGTGTCAACCCTTCACCTTGTTGTTTGTATTGTTAAGGAGTGTCACCCAAATGGACTTGGTGATATGAAACTGAGTCTAAAg GACCCTAGTGGTACTATGAAGGCTTCCTTACATCACAAAGTTCTTAAAGATCCATCTTTTGGTCCATATATCGGTCTTGGTTGCGTTATGATACTTAACAAT GTTCGTACATTTAGTGCATTTCCCACAAACTGTTATGTTAACATAGTGCTTCGGAATGTAATCAAAGTATTTGGCGCTGACATATGTCCTCCAACAAAGGAACTCGTCATGGAGACACCGAAACCAGTGATTCGACCCCTTGACCTGCAAGAACCAAATATGGCTGAAATTATGCGAAAATTGAGATATCCTCATCATCTAAAACCATCCACATCGAAAGTACCAGACAACAACAATGGAGAGAACTCTAACCCAGACAACAACAATGGAGAGAACTCTAACCCAGACAACAACAATGGAGAGAACTCTAACCCAGACAACAACAACGGAGAGAACTCTAACCCAGTGTAA
- the LOC106773385 gene encoding protein FAR-RED IMPAIRED RESPONSE 1-like, with amino-acid sequence MDGESVEDFNTGDESFSDIVPSVNMCFGSMEDAKKFYCDYGKRCGFGVRTRTSKKNNKNKVYYLRLVCSREGKYVSNIRPEVKTLPSQTNQCPAGITFARKDDKWVVRTVVVEHSHELCPQTSNLIRGNIKLNMHAKHTLEVNDDAGVRINKSFLSMVSDAGGYENMEFMERDARNFIGQHRRSVCKDGDGQTLLRHFSKMRDLNNDFFYELEMDEGNRITSVFCADAKS; translated from the coding sequence ATGGATGGTGAAAGCGTTGAGGATTTTAATACCGGAGATGAGAGTTTTTCAGACATCGTTCCTAGTGTGAACATGTGTTTTGGCAGTATGGAGGATGCCAAGAAATTTTATTGTGATTATGGAAAAAGATGTGGTTTTGGTGTTCGAACAAGAACTTcaaagaagaacaacaaaaacaaagtttATTACTTGAGATTAGTTTGTTCAAGGGAAGGTAAATATGTTTCTAACATTCGTCCTGAAGTGAAAACTCTACCTAGTCAAACAAATCAATGTCCTGCAGGAATCACATTTGCTAGAAAAGATGACAAATGGGTTGTTAGGACTGTTGTTGTAGAGCACAGTCATGAGCTTTGTCCACAAACCTCCAATCTCATTCGTGGCAATATAAAATTGAACATGCACGCGAAACACACGTTGGAAGTTAACGATGACGCGGGTGTACGTATAAACAAGAGTTTTCTTAGCATGGTGAGTGACGCTGGTGGATACGAAAATATGGAATTTATGGAGAGAGATGCTAGAAACTTCATCGGTCAACATAGAAGGTCAGTTTGTAAGGACGGAGATGGTCAGACGCTACTACGTCACTTTTCAAAAATGAGAGACCTGAATAACGATTTCTTCTACGAACTAGAAATGGATGAAGGAAATAGAATTACTAGTGTATTTTGTGCGGACGCTAAAAGCTGA